The DNA region GCTCTCAAACACTCCGATCACCTCCCCCGTCTCCGGCTTGCTCTTCGTCACGCTTAGCGTAATATTCCCCGTCAGCGACGCCACATTCTTGTTGTTCTCCTTCTCCAGCTCCTCCTCGTCCCCACGGCCCCCAGCCGGCAGCGCCACGGCGTTGTCGTAGCCAGTGGACCCACCGCGGCCCTTCGGGTCGAGGAAGGAGGAGCCCCGGTAGGACGGCACAAGGAACTCCCCGCTGAAGCTCTCTGGCTTCCCAGAAGCTACTAGATTCTTGATGGTGAAGAGGAAGGGCACGCGCTCGCCTCCGGGGAGCTGGACGGTGACGGCCGCATAGTCGATGCCGTCCTTCTCCTCGAACTTGAGCGTGCCGTCCTGGGAGACCTCCAAGGGTCCCTCGATCTCGTCCAGCGTGTAGGTCAGCCTCGTCATCAGCTTCGTCTTCTGGAACTCTGCGGGGGAGTTCTTGCTCACGCCCTCCGCTTTCACGGTGAACGAGGTTGGCTCCAGGCAGAATTTCTTGGCGTTGTATTTGCCCGCCTTGAAGGCGAACGACTCAACGCCGCCGTCGATGGTGGGGCACTGGTTGGCTGTGCCGGTGCCTTTCACTTCTAGGTAGGTCTTGCTCTGGATCTCGTCGAATGTTAGCCTCTTCGGCACACCTTCAGCACTTGCTCCCTAACAACATGTATACCAACATCATATCACATGTCATGTCAAAAGAGAACTGAAACTGCTATATAAGTTCATATCGCTAAATTGGTTTTAATTAGAATAGAATCCTATAAATTTCTATCATGATATCGCAGACTATAAGCTAAATTTAATTAACCAAGCAGTATAATTGGAcggaaaaaaatgaataatatagcAACGGGTACATTAAACAACAATAACTATAACAACATCGTAGATGAAGGAGGTGTGATGAATACCGAGACAAGGAGGGCGGAGGAAGCGAGGGCGAAGCCAGCGATCTTTGCTGCGTCGGTGCATTTGTGAGCAAAGTCTTGGAGAGAGCAAGTCAATCTGGCGGCGGAGGTTTCGACTCCGAAGGCCTTGCTGATGCCTTGAGCAGGGCGGAAATGGAGGCCGCTGCGGCCAGCCTTGGTGGGCTGCATGAAGGTGGCGGCCGCCTGTAATGATGACGTTGCCATGATTATGTGGTGATTCTTTGATTGGAGGCGGAGATGGAACTCTATATTTTGTATGGGTATGGGTATGTAGTGTTTGTAACGATAAAGAGATAGGATAAGAGCTTCTATCATTGGTTCAAATTCATCCTATGGCTGACGTGGACTATTTTCACTTCAGATATAGATTTTgtacaaatataataaaaaataaatgaaaaacatATTAACAAACAAAATGGCCCATGCAGGCTGCGACCTTCGCGTTATTATTGTGACGCTCTAACCAACTGAGCTAATAGGCCAATTGATGATCAAGAAGTAACCAATTACtgtctcttttctttttctctgttAAGAAGTAACCAAATGAATCTATTAGGTTTAAATTGATTATCAATGGATACAATACTGTATCTACATGTAGGGGTGCATAAATGGTTcttcggttctcggttaaccggaaccagaaccggaaccgatcgattccggttccagttccggttttaggatttatgaaaatttaaaaccGGTCAACCGattagaaccggaaccggccgaaTAAGCGGGCATATCTACATGAGTGAAATGATCAAATGAGCATATGTAACAATGTTTGTGTAATAAAAGGAGGAAATGTCTAGATTAACGATGTATCGAAAAGTACCCTAACAAGAATAATATTGAAGTGATAAGATCATAAGAAACATCATGTCTTGCAATGCAGAAGTCGAGCTATCTTTTACAAACTGGGACCAGTTCTTAATTATATTATATGCTTATATAACAAAATTGTCTGAACCcaattttcaaatatattatCTACTACTGAATCATTAATGTTATCTATAACCTATGAACAATATGAGATGATATACATTGGTCTGGATCATAGTACATACAAAAGTGTTTtagaaaatagaattaaatactagtaaGACTCTTTCGCTAATTGAAAAAGACTATTAGCTTCTGGTTTGCAAATTAAACGTGGTCAcactttcataataaattacCCCTTATTCTCATATGTGTCGTACGTTGACctgatacgagttttaagaaatataaaaaaaaatgaattgaaaagTTAGTGACATCACATGTAagtctcatttttataaattagtagTATCTATACATACATAAAAGGTGAGTTTTGAGAGgttttgaataattattttgtGCAAGGGATGTATAtgcaataattaaaattaaattttgattaaataaatttagctatggaaaattttaatacattagagcatgcgcagcggtggcgtccgtcgccaccgccgtccgcgccgctggcacggacgccatccgccgccgctgcgctcgcgccgctggcacggcgctgctcgatgtatcgagcacgtccgtgccagcggacgcacacgtggcgcgctcccattcgtcaacggcatagccgttgtgtttaaacattttttatttttattttttaaaaatcggtatttaattataaataatgctaaaaaataaaaaaaaatattttccaaatcccaaaaatatggccgtttttttcccgttttttctgaatttttttgtttttttttatttttttttcccaaaatcatctataaatacacacattaatcactcatttatcacatcaattcatctctcattcgtctctcattcataattcttatacaaactatcaacacattcaacattcactcaaaacatcaaatggatttcactcatctcatggcggaagcggagcgcgaagaacaagaatactacgaacaacatcgtgccgcttacgaagcatatgtcgcggcgaatacccccgctcatcctcctcaacgcactagatcaaatcgccgctacatccatcgtgaccgggagggagcccacgaaaggctcgttgccgactactttgccgaccatccgcggtttccggcagattacttcaggcgccgttttcgcatgtcaaagcgcttgttcatgcgaattgtcaacacattgtccgcacgtgttgaatactttcaaacaggtgtagatgcagccgaccggcaaagtatcacggcgttgcagaagtgtacgtgtgccatccgacaactcgctactgggcaaacggccgacatcttcgacaagtatttgcatatcggtgagtccactggaatcctttgtttaaagaatttttgcgagggcgttcgttctgcttttggggatgaattccttctggcacccaccaccgatgattgccaacggttgcttcgtcttcacgaatcagtccatggctttcccggaatgcttggcagcattgactgcatgcattggaggtggaagaattgcccgactgcttggagggggcaacacttaagcggtcacaaaggcggcggcccaacacttatccttgaggcggtcgccgactatcgcctatggatttggcatgcatatttcggcgttgccggatccaacaacgacttgaacgtgctatattcttcaccactcttcaatgatgtgatgaatggtgtagcaccggcgatcgacttcaccatcaacggaattacataccgcatgggttactatctcgccgatggtatctacccaaggtggtcgacgttcgtgaagacgctccacaacccgcacgacccgagacgggttctttttgcgcagcgtcaagagtcagcgcgaaaggacgtcgaaagagccttcggggtccttcaagctcgattcaacattgtgaaggccccggctcggctgtggtacgtgaataatatcgccgacatcatgttcacatgtattatattacacaacatgattatagccgacgaagggccgagggcggctagcttctacgacgaggacgaagccggaagctcaacagcgagatCTCCCCCatgccgaggcgagcatacgacggttggccagaggatcgagacaagacacacaatgcgcgatactcgaatccacaatcaactacaagaagacctaatcaaccacatgtgggcgaaattcggcaacgagtagtggtttttttaatttttaggattttaattatgtaatttttaatttttaggattttaattatgtaatttttcatttttaagattttaattatgtaatgtttaattttatttgtcatttgtaatatttattgtggtttttaaatgaattttaatattatggaaatgttattgtttaattgaattttaaattaattgtgcttgtccttgcggaagagcacagttgtgggtgttgtgctcttgccagagagcagacatgaatagtaccgcccgggcccacaaccgtgccgctggcaagagcacggtagtggatgctcttagagagtGGTCGTTTGGTCTTTCTTTGCTTATTACGAAAGTTTTTTCTTTATCCAGAGGATGAAGAGACTTCACAGAGTGACTACTTGAAGGCACTCTCTATGTTGGAGCGCTTGGTTGAACCTAATAGTCGTTTttgttaagaatattagtattttgtcccacatcggttatgtgacatagcctagcttagtgttttatactatatatatgtggccagtgttgagtaataaaatacatcaaatacactactactttctctacaatgtctatttacttttccgcttatatctatattttactaTTCTACATGGTATTAGAGCGGATTCGAATCCGTCTctaaaaaattagggtttccaaaaaaaaactaaattagggtttctgccACTGCCCGCTCTACTGTCCCCATTCTGCTCTTCCGTCACTAATCTACTCTACCTGAAATTATGTTTTGTTCTGCTCTACTGCGCTATTATGCCCAAACTAGGGTTTACGGTGTTGCTGCTCTGCTCTGCCTAAATTTGGGTTTCTACCACTACTATATTGCACAACTGCTCTTCTCTGCCCAAACTAATTATGTTTTGTTCTTCTCTACCGCGCTATTATGCCCAAACTAGGGTTTACGGTGTTGCTGCTCTACTCTGCCTAAATTTGGGTTTCTACCACTACTATATTGCACAACTGCTCTTCTCTGCCCAAACTAATTATGTTTTGTTCTGCTCTACTGCGCTATTATGCCCAAACTAGGGTTTACGGTGTTGGTGCTCTACTCTACCTAAATTTGGGTTTCTACCACTACTATATTGCACAACTGCTCTTCTCTGACGTTGTTGCATTCTGCACTATTATGGTTCTGCTATACTACTCTTTCCGAAATTACAGTTCTACTCAGCTACTCTGTCCAAACTAGGGTTTTTACGTTGCTGCATTCTGTGCTATTATTTGCATGTTGTTCTACTCCTGCTCCGTTGCTCTGCGCTATTATCTGTCTGGGCTCTTGCTTGCTTTTTATCTACCTGCGCTCTTGTCAACAGTTATTATTCTACTCCTCCTACAGTTGTCCTCTTGCTACAGTTGCTACTCTGCTACAACTGTCACTACTACACTGCATCTATTACTTCTACTTTACAGTTGCTACTCTGCTACAACTGTCACTGCCCTGCATCTACATCTGCTACAGCTGCAACAACTGCCCTACAGCCGCTACTCTGCTACAGCTGATACTACTACCCTGCATCTGCTACAGTTGCAACTACTGCGACTACTGTCCAGAGTGTCCAgctgctactctgctacagcTGACACTAACTACCATGCATCTGCTACTCTGCTACAGTTGCTACTACTGCCCTATAgctgctactctgctacagcTACTACTACTCTGCCTTACAGCTCTACTTATGCAACAGCTGCAACTATTACTGCCCTATAGTTTCGGCTACTACTATTGCTGCCGATGTTTGAGGAAAAACATTTTTGAAAACTTTGTACCAAGCTGGACAATATAGATGTTccagcttgagggggagtgttaagaatattagtattctGTCCGACATCAGTTATGtgacatagcctagcttagtgTTTTGTACGATATATATGTGGCCTGTGTTGAGTAATAAAATACACcaaatacactactactttctctactatggctatttacttttccgcttatatctatattttactaTTCTACAGTCTTATCGCTGAGTTGTATCCTTGAATCGTATATTTGCAAATTGATGAGTAGTATGGAAATCTAGAATTACTTTGGGTTCCAAGCATGTTccagaaaattaaaatatatattcctTAACAGAAATTCAGGAATTTCAGGATTTGCCTGTGTGTTGAAATTGGTTCGAAACCAGAAGAAGCTATTCCATATTGTCAAAAAGCTATCTCAGTTTGCAAGTCAAGAGTTCAGCGACTTTCAGATGAAGAAAAGAGATGGGACCAACTGTTAGATAAAGAATCCGAGATTGAAACACTGACTGGTCTCTGTGAGGAACTAGAAAAGAAGGTAAGATGATCAAAAGAACCTCACATGAAGAGTTTCTTTGCCATTGTATGAACTGGTATTCATTTCGTTGCAGCTTGAAGATCTTCAACAGCTTGTCGCAAACCCAAAATCCATCCTCTCAGATATCCTGGGTGAGATTATGTCCGCAAAAGCTAGGGCTCTTGAGAAGAACGAACCAGCACTGAGCTCATCACAGATGGGCACGGCCACCACTGGTGGCGCAGACTCTCCAACTGCTTCTACAGCTCACACAAGTAGCGCTGCTGGAGTGACACATCTAGGCGTGGTGGGAAGAGGAGTCAAGCGAGTTGTGATGAGCTCGACTGCACAATCCAGCCCTGCTAAGAAACCTGCAATCGATTCCTCAAACAATGGCGATGGTGGGAGTGAGGTCAACGTCAATGCAGGAATGAATGAGAGGAATGATTAAATTTGGCTCTACGCTTCTATGTTGTCTTGAACTCGTTTGGTGCATCTATGATTATGTAATATGGCTACTAATTTCTCATCAAAGACTACTGATTCAGTGTCTAgctataaaaaaaagttattttatCCGTTAGGAGCATCTTTttataatgtttaattttaatgcGCTGGTTGCCTTGTGGAATAGACCAAAAAGAATAATTTATGGGTTATTAGTGTTTCATGCAGCTTTAAAATGTCTCAATCATCAAATGTTAgcaaattttatcattttttgtgaAATGTATCATTGTCAAAATTTGATCACGGAAATTTATTTCGTCATGTTAGAGTTTAaggtgaaattctttttttttacccCAGTACATATAACAACATTGTTTAGTAAAAAATTGAAGTTGTTttgattattatgttgtgtCCTACTCGAAAAAAACGTGCTCGCTTGGTTGTCAAAGATGATGATAATTTCGAAATACGGTGAAATTGAGGACATTTATTAAAGTTTACATAAAAtcctagtattttttttattgtaaaagGACATTATTTCAAGAGTTGAAGACTTGAAGTTGCCTAAAAATACATTTCACCTCAGATTCTGGTGAAATGAATGAAGGTCCAGTACATCCAAATTCTAGGCAGGTAAACACATTGCCAAAAGCTCATAAATACATTATTAGCAAAAACACCAATGTTGGGAAtaggtggtgcacacccgaactccacattagtatgatattgtctaCTTTGAGCAAATCCCTCACAATTTTGCTTTtagggtactccccaaaagacCTCATACTAATGAAATTGAGAACATGATAGACCATTGATCTATCGGACTAGAGCACCAACGATTTGTAGCGAAACGAAGAACAAGAACGAttacgaagaacaagataaaccctagttgaggtgctagggggcgatttccgccagaaccgggaatgagaacaagtaattaactttatttctcaatgaataaaAGAGTACATAGACCACTAATTTATAGAATACTAACTAGACTCAATAAAGATAAAGATTgcataaaaataactaactaaaatagaagatactgaatcaaataaaataaaagatactgGAGATAATCTTCGGTGATATTTGCTAAATCGAGGACCCTATCAACTCTCCCACCGTTGAAAAtcaccttgccctcaaggtggaaGGCAAAATAAGGACAGCCGAACTTGGTTCCTGCCATTGGTGAGAATACTCGTTGTTCCAACCAAATCTGACGCAAATTCATCAAACTCTCGAAGAAGAACTCCATCGCCAATGACACCAAGGTTCTTCTGAAGTAAAGCATCTGCCAAACACATGGTCTTGACATCCTTGCCCGGTGATTCAACAGCATGATCGCAAACCTCCACACTTATTAGTACACCAAGGGAGTGATGAATTGTCAAGTGCCTCGTGTCGAATCCATCACCAACAACTTCGAAGAATGCCTACACAGACTTAGATGATTGTTTAGTAGCACAAGTAGGGACCTTTCCCTCATGTTCCTCAGAATTTTCGGCAACAATGGTAGTGACTTTCTCATCCCGTTG from Salvia splendens isolate huo1 chromosome 9, SspV2, whole genome shotgun sequence includes:
- the LOC121747185 gene encoding oxygen-evolving enhancer protein 1, chloroplastic-like, with amino-acid sequence MATSSLQAAATFMQPTKAGRSGLHFRPAQGISKAFGVETSAARLTCSLQDFAHKCTDAAKIAGFALASSALLVSGASAEGVPKRLTFDEIQSKTYLEVKGTGTANQCPTIDGGVESFAFKAGKYNAKKFCLEPTSFTVKAEGVSKNSPAEFQKTKLMTRLTYTLDEIEGPLEVSQDGTLKFEEKDGIDYAAVTVQLPGGERVPFLFTIKNLVASGKPESFSGEFLVPSYRGSSFLDPKGRGGSTGYDNAVALPAGGRGDEEELEKENNKNVASLTGNITLSVTKSKPETGEVIGVFESIQPSDTDLGSKAPKDVKIQGVWYAQLE